The following are encoded in a window of Anopheles stephensi strain Indian chromosome X, UCI_ANSTEP_V1.0, whole genome shotgun sequence genomic DNA:
- the LOC118510399 gene encoding uncharacterized protein LOC118510399, with protein MDVTQLNRSHLLHQSISENLQRFLRFIMPNLKRRCTRAGCYKPCSVRVKKTKRKQIIVHPYGYTMNIPRRNNPNARRPIEDVNKEVMRSLRCGFLIVCVLLAYLWSMYYLFRS; from the exons ATGGATGTAACCCAATTGAATCGAAGTCACCTGTTGCACCAATCGATCAG tGAAAATCTCCAACGGTTCCTGCGCTTCATAATGCCGAACCTTAAAAGACGTTGCACACGGGCAGGGTGCTACAAGCCCTGTTCCGTCCGGGTCAAGAAAACGAAGAGGAAGCAAATCATCGTCCACCCGTACGGTTACACGATGAACATTCCGCGCCGTAACAATCCGAACGCCAGACGTCCGATAGAGGATGTCAACAAGGAGGTAATGAGGAGTCTGCGATGCGGCTTTTTGATTGTGTGCGTACTGCTCGCCTACCTGTGGTCAATGTACTATTTGTTTAGATCTTAA